In a single window of the Nitrospinota bacterium genome:
- a CDS encoding amino acid permease, translated as MKQFFKRKKYRTHEGQFERKLGLMDLTALGIGAIIGGGIFVIIGPAAATKAGPGIIVSFLLGAVTIGISALVYAELSSAYPISGSAYSYTYVTLGEGIAWIVAWELLLEYGIATAAVATGWSGYFRRFIEENLLIVIPKEFSGPFNPAAGTYIDICAFTAVIAIFALLTFGIRASATVNKFIVALKLVVLGIFIVFAVPHINWANLHPFLPFGWDGVWKASSLIIFAYLGFDAVSTVAEETKNPMKTVPWGLVLSLGVSTLLYIAVSVTLVSMVPYDKLNVPDALAYAMFQVNEPAAGTMIALGAVLTITSVMMVMGLGFTRIVYALARDGLLFKQLEAVHPKFKTPYKATILGGALLAVMAGLVPLGILAELVNIGTLFAYFMVGIAVMLVRRRGEVKPLFRVPMAWLLLPLNLGLLLFIMAGLPPQTWLRFIVWSSIGLLIYLFYGRRHSRIHHDEPPPIDIRG; from the coding sequence ATGAAGCAGTTTTTTAAGCGGAAAAAGTACCGGACGCACGAGGGGCAATTCGAGCGGAAGCTGGGGTTGATGGACCTCACCGCGCTGGGCATCGGCGCGATCATCGGCGGCGGCATCTTTGTCATCATCGGCCCGGCGGCCGCCACCAAGGCGGGACCCGGCATCATCGTTTCATTCCTGCTCGGCGCGGTCACCATCGGCATCAGCGCGCTGGTCTACGCCGAGCTGTCGTCGGCCTACCCGATCTCCGGTTCCGCCTACAGCTACACCTACGTCACGCTGGGGGAGGGAATTGCATGGATCGTGGCGTGGGAACTCCTGCTCGAATACGGCATCGCCACGGCGGCGGTGGCCACCGGCTGGTCAGGTTACTTCCGCCGCTTCATAGAGGAAAACCTGCTCATCGTCATTCCCAAAGAGTTCAGCGGCCCGTTCAATCCCGCCGCCGGAACTTACATAGACATCTGCGCCTTCACGGCGGTTATCGCCATTTTCGCGCTGCTCACCTTCGGCATCCGGGCAAGCGCGACGGTCAACAAGTTCATCGTGGCGTTGAAGCTGGTGGTGCTGGGAATATTCATCGTCTTCGCCGTGCCGCACATAAACTGGGCCAATCTCCACCCGTTCCTGCCGTTCGGCTGGGATGGCGTCTGGAAAGCCTCCTCGCTGATAATCTTCGCCTATCTCGGCTTCGACGCGGTATCGACCGTGGCGGAAGAAACAAAAAACCCCATGAAGACGGTGCCGTGGGGACTGGTGCTCTCGCTGGGAGTGAGCACGCTGCTCTACATCGCCGTCAGCGTCACCCTCGTCTCGATGGTGCCGTACGACAAGCTCAACGTGCCGGACGCGCTGGCCTACGCCATGTTTCAGGTGAACGAGCCGGCGGCGGGAACCATGATCGCGCTGGGCGCGGTGCTCACCATCACCAGCGTGATGATGGTGATGGGGCTGGGCTTCACCCGCATCGTCTACGCGCTGGCCCGCGACGGCCTGCTCTTCAAGCAGCTCGAGGCGGTGCATCCGAAATTCAAAACCCCTTACAAGGCGACCATCCTGGGGGGCGCGCTGCTGGCGGTCATGGCGGGGCTGGTGCCGCTCGGCATCCTGGCGGAGCTGGTGAATATCGGCACGCTCTTCGCCTACTTCATGGTGGGGATCGCCGTCATGCTGGTGCGCCGCCGCGGCGAGGTGAAGCCGCTGTTCCGCGTGCCGATGGCGTGGCTGTTGCTGCCGCTGAATTTGGGACTGCTGCTTTTCATCATGGCCGGGCTGCCGCCGCAAACGTGGCTCCGCTTCATCGTCTGGTCCTCCATCGGGCTGCTCATCTACCTCTTCTATGGACGCCGCCACAGCCGCATCCACCACGACGAGCCGCCCCCCATCGATATCAGGGGGTAA
- a CDS encoding type II toxin-antitoxin system MqsA family antitoxin, which yields MKKKRNIANEILEGIREIKAGGGKRYVVFTPEKIAAVRGGMALSQSAFASLMGVSVRTLQEWEQGRRKPAGPAAALLRIAARHPEALVN from the coding sequence ATGAAGAAAAAACGGAATATCGCCAACGAGATACTTGAGGGTATCCGCGAGATCAAGGCGGGGGGCGGCAAACGGTACGTCGTCTTTACCCCGGAAAAAATCGCGGCGGTGCGCGGAGGGATGGCGCTGTCGCAATCGGCATTCGCCAGCCTTATGGGGGTGAGCGTCCGCACCCTTCAGGAGTGGGAACAGGGGCGGAGAAAACCCGCCGGACCAGCCGCCGCATTGCTCCGGATTGCGGCCCGCCACCCGGAAGCGCTGGTCAACTGA
- a CDS encoding tetratricopeptide repeat protein yields MMGKIYIVEDAYTAKVGLAALYQKAGHEVVTGGADLAAIAAAKPGIVVTDIDAKNANPMHFLEELKSNPALKGVEIFVYTENIDVSLEVKLRKLKLSSYFTKDGNTEFIVNSAKTVFNPVVEEEIREDMFMDQAPAPRAAAPAAAPAATPEEMDTDSFKKMFADFSEKVHEHLGENDGETIYNLGVSYMDMGLHEQALAEFERAAKDPNFRVEALSMAGTCLRHLKKHKEAIERFKAGAQSTQDPAEIMGFRYEIGVTLQEMGMLKEAFNFLGAVYKTDKTYRDAAARLVAINNTLKAAQK; encoded by the coding sequence ATGATGGGAAAAATTTATATTGTTGAAGACGCCTACACCGCGAAGGTGGGCCTTGCCGCGCTGTATCAAAAAGCGGGGCACGAGGTGGTCACCGGCGGGGCGGACCTCGCGGCGATCGCGGCGGCCAAGCCGGGAATCGTCGTCACCGATATCGACGCGAAGAACGCAAACCCCATGCATTTCCTGGAAGAGCTTAAAAGCAACCCCGCCCTCAAGGGGGTGGAGATTTTCGTGTATACCGAAAATATCGACGTGTCGCTGGAGGTGAAGCTGCGCAAGCTCAAGCTCTCCAGCTACTTCACCAAGGACGGCAACACCGAATTCATCGTCAACAGCGCCAAGACCGTTTTCAACCCGGTGGTGGAAGAGGAAATCCGCGAGGATATGTTTATGGATCAGGCGCCGGCCCCCCGCGCCGCCGCGCCCGCCGCCGCCCCCGCCGCGACGCCGGAGGAGATGGATACCGACAGCTTCAAGAAGATGTTCGCCGATTTTTCCGAGAAGGTGCATGAGCATTTGGGGGAGAACGACGGCGAGACGATCTACAACCTCGGCGTGAGCTACATGGACATGGGGTTGCACGAACAGGCGCTGGCCGAATTCGAACGGGCGGCCAAGGATCCGAACTTCCGGGTGGAAGCCCTGAGCATGGCGGGCACCTGCCTGCGCCACCTCAAAAAGCACAAGGAGGCCATCGAGCGGTTCAAGGCGGGCGCGCAGTCCACGCAGGACCCGGCCGAGATAATGGGTTTCCGCTATGAAATTGGTGTAACATTGCAGGAAATGGGTATGCTCAAGGAAGCCTTCAATTTTTTGGGGGCGGTCTACAAGACCGACAAAACCTACCGCGACGCGGCGGCCCGCCTGGTGGCCATCAACAACACGCTTAAGGCGGCGCAGAAATAA
- the prfB gene encoding peptide chain release factor 2 (programmed frameshift) — translation MNRTPEEIAQVYEELAGRLDRLRGFLDLDRKLKQIAQLEAQSTVPDFWSDQQNAKKVLKEKAQLEQIVAQFEKVRKDITGAREFFELARIEGDQAVMADGEKELDALEQAMTSIELKLILTGNYDRGNCIMEIHSGAGGTESQDWAQMLMRMYLRFAEKNGFKTSIIDLQEGEEAGVKSATIEISGEYAYGYLKAENGVHRLVRISPFDANKRRHTSFSSVFVLPEIEDSVEVDINEADLRVDTFRSSGAGGQHVNKTDSAIRITHMPTGIVVSSQTQRSQHKNRETAMKVLRARLYELERRKKQAEIDHLSMDKKDIGWGSQIRSYVLAPYRMVKDLRTRLSSGNTDAILDGDIMPFIEAYLTKPASATVPAGDEDLE, via the exons ATGAACCGCACCCCCGAAGAGATAGCGCAGGTATACGAAGAACTCGCCGGCCGGCTGGACCGGCTCCGGGGGTTCCTT GATCTTGACCGCAAGCTCAAGCAGATAGCCCAGCTCGAGGCGCAGTCCACCGTACCGGATTTCTGGAGCGACCAGCAAAACGCCAAAAAAGTCCTGAAGGAAAAGGCGCAACTGGAGCAGATCGTCGCCCAGTTCGAAAAAGTGCGCAAGGATATCACCGGCGCGCGGGAATTCTTCGAGCTTGCCCGCATCGAAGGGGATCAGGCGGTGATGGCCGACGGGGAGAAAGAGCTTGATGCGCTCGAACAGGCCATGACCTCCATAGAGCTGAAGCTCATCCTGACCGGCAACTACGACCGCGGCAACTGCATCATGGAAATCCACTCCGGCGCGGGGGGCACCGAAAGCCAGGACTGGGCCCAGATGCTGATGCGGATGTACCTCCGCTTCGCCGAGAAAAACGGCTTCAAAACCAGCATCATCGACTTGCAGGAGGGGGAAGAAGCCGGCGTCAAGAGCGCCACCATCGAGATCAGCGGGGAGTACGCCTACGGCTACCTGAAGGCGGAAAACGGCGTCCACCGGCTGGTCCGCATCTCCCCGTTCGACGCCAACAAGCGCCGCCACACCTCGTTCTCGTCCGTCTTCGTGCTGCCGGAAATCGAGGACAGCGTGGAAGTCGACATCAACGAGGCCGACCTGCGGGTGGATACCTTCCGCTCGTCCGGCGCGGGCGGCCAGCACGTCAACAAGACCGATTCCGCCATCCGCATCACCCACATGCCCACCGGCATCGTGGTGTCGTCCCAAACCCAGCGTTCGCAGCACAAAAACCGCGAGACCGCCATGAAGGTGCTCCGCGCCCGCCTGTACGAACTGGAACGGCGGAAAAAGCAGGCCGAGATCGACCACCTCTCGATGGACAAGAAAGACATCGGGTGGGGAAGCCAGATACGCTCCTACGTGCTGGCTCCGTACCGCATGGTGAAAGACCTCCGTACGCGCCTTTCCAGCGGCAACACCGACGCGATACTGGACGGCGACATTATGCCGTTCATCGAGGCGTATCTCACCAAGCCGGCCTCCGCCACCGTTCCGGCCGGCGATGAAGATTTGGAGTAA
- the ruvX gene encoding Holliday junction resolvase RuvX produces the protein MKKIMALDYGSKRIGVAASDPLGLTAQGVCVIERKNKKKDIAEIVALADKLDAGEILMGKPMRMTGTPGTLQEEIELFAVALEKAAGRPVTLRDERFTTVQAERHLIAADVSREKRKGVIDKIAAQLLLQNYLDSLPRTGD, from the coding sequence ATCAAGAAAATAATGGCTCTCGATTACGGCTCGAAACGTATCGGCGTGGCGGCATCCGACCCGCTCGGTTTGACCGCCCAAGGCGTCTGCGTTATCGAACGCAAAAACAAAAAAAAGGACATCGCGGAGATCGTCGCGCTGGCGGACAAGCTGGATGCGGGGGAAATTCTGATGGGAAAACCGATGCGGATGACGGGTACCCCCGGCACGCTTCAGGAAGAGATCGAACTGTTCGCCGTGGCGCTGGAAAAAGCGGCCGGCCGCCCGGTCACCCTGCGGGACGAACGGTTCACCACGGTGCAGGCGGAGCGCCACCTGATAGCCGCCGACGTTTCGCGCGAAAAGCGCAAAGGCGTCATCGACAAAATCGCGGCGCAACTCCTGCTGCAGAACTACCTCGACTCGCTCCCCCGCACCGGCGATTGA
- a CDS encoding putative addiction module antidote protein: MVSYEEGLLERLLDSEYATGYLNAVLEEGDNDEFLIALQHVAKAHGIAKVARRAHLGRESMYKALSGKTSPRLETVNRVLHAVGLKIAVLPGT; this comes from the coding sequence ATGGTCAGTTATGAAGAAGGGTTGCTGGAACGCCTGCTAGACTCTGAATACGCCACCGGCTACCTTAATGCCGTCCTGGAAGAAGGAGATAACGATGAATTTCTTATCGCCCTTCAACATGTTGCAAAAGCGCATGGGATTGCCAAAGTTGCCCGCCGCGCTCATTTAGGCCGGGAAAGCATGTACAAAGCACTTTCGGGAAAAACCAGCCCCCGCCTTGAGACAGTGAACCGCGTTCTCCATGCGGTGGGATTAAAAATAGCGGTGCTTCCGGGTACATGA
- a CDS encoding type II toxin-antitoxin system RelE/ParE family toxin: MKSHKRILREFVDPDGRNRFREWLEGLRDIRAQYVIDARLTRIANGNMGDCEAVGEGVMEFKIHYGPGYRIYFGQEGKNIVILLVGGDKKSQRRDIVLAKTLWREFQEG, from the coding sequence GTGAAAAGCCATAAACGTATATTGCGCGAATTTGTCGATCCAGATGGGCGTAATCGGTTTCGGGAATGGCTTGAAGGTCTTCGCGATATTCGGGCGCAGTACGTAATTGATGCGCGGCTCACCCGTATTGCAAACGGCAATATGGGTGATTGTGAAGCGGTGGGAGAAGGCGTGATGGAATTCAAGATACATTACGGCCCCGGCTACCGGATTTACTTCGGGCAGGAAGGGAAAAACATAGTGATACTTCTGGTTGGCGGCGATAAAAAAAGTCAACGGAGAGATATTGTCTTGGCAAAAACGCTATGGCGTGAATTTCAAGAAGGGTAA
- a CDS encoding DEAD/DEAH box helicase — MGLGYLFDETWVKPLIEYLQGHTHTSSGIRGREYFLSGRVMSIDIEDEDSIIAAVRGNEIYETRLLLDDVSDTIDGVCSCPVGNDCKHCVAAAFTAVAFARLAGSAYSQRAAKVLGGAAYDKNVTRKVDAGKAFLREMFPMEGDEPVKIPGAPVVKPAKAIPARPQKSAPESALPAGEWWKAFIESYGTEQAKQLINKVSLTYIAKPKYAKHEFGHIASHFFWPENPVDFLRRFEENLHRIIKKVLWRDEGITRRDDGLRRFLESPEAAAAATAWDLRVMERTLSQWVRETPRSSAADFKARVVWLPANAPDHDGLEVLNYRLYFGWTADDLRPRALSGIQRLSGELEMKGRDKFTADSQLVHWIAGQPEVKNNYGTHGGDNTLLPLSNAVTWLNTWGGGGKLFWEDGAPILFEPLSAKLSLVEAGEGKCQWAVSHPALGENVPLSTVRLIADHQSFYSSRLFGHLFVRHNATLFHLDSIGMQAPMVVKLARTGAFPISVIKTSPIAPALIRRMLQHGAKVLIGGAVSEVRVKPVIELHLDEDNMLAVVARAVSEKTAFCLNAAGEWEQSGSHALRGDAGPLLENMADAAALSGALPDNHAGNKPGPSANNAICLFPVKADLEEVEKWLGAFIPNNAKEAFIAGQPGRTWKVKTANLMELIRQWEARPRNASYLGTKAFRELVTVRPAPHISVQAEPSGMNWLALSVELEEELKKLTPADLLARLTEGDEELVSLPSGVYRRGDLADYYRKLDAFASAGIALDGKPQKIHALQFAGDKGRGLLEMAGHGAEMGDFPEKLNGLIKSFKKIPSARIGADAARILRDYQKEGVDFLAWAADTFGGALLADEMGLGKTLQMLLAITALKAGKENAALPSLIICPASVQHNWRREAEHFVPHLKVGVLESGKERYDILKKMHEYDVLVKNYSLTRRDQEILRGQKWLAICVDEAQAIKNPAADISKVVKTLDAKYRFALTGTPIENRVSDICSIVDFAVPGYLPASMNSGRMSGEGGARDAAFLRARLRPILLRRLKSEVAAELPPRIEERLDCAMTPAQKKVYLAEAAKARHLLGTLKGGKTAGQEKIIMLAALTRLRQICCDPGLIQAEETGSGKVEEFMGIVAPLVESGKKVLVFSQFVRMLNRLEDRLMLSDIPCRMLTGQTKRRSELVEDFEKDAEPSVFLISLKAGGTGLNLVSASHVVLFDPWWNPAVEAQAIDRTHRIGQTKTVLAFRLVTLGTIEEKILELQEKKRRLVKNVLEEESFNRGLTKEDFAFLLEE, encoded by the coding sequence ATGGGCCTTGGTTATCTCTTTGACGAAACGTGGGTAAAACCCCTCATCGAATACCTTCAGGGCCACACCCACACCTCCTCCGGCATCCGCGGAAGGGAATATTTTCTAAGCGGACGGGTGATGTCCATCGACATCGAGGATGAAGATTCCATTATCGCCGCCGTGCGCGGAAACGAAATCTACGAAACCCGGCTGCTCCTTGATGATGTTAGCGACACCATTGACGGCGTCTGCTCCTGTCCGGTGGGCAATGACTGCAAGCACTGCGTCGCGGCGGCGTTCACCGCCGTTGCTTTCGCCCGATTGGCCGGGTCGGCGTATTCGCAGCGGGCCGCCAAAGTCCTCGGCGGGGCGGCGTACGATAAAAACGTTACGCGCAAAGTCGATGCGGGCAAGGCGTTTTTGCGCGAGATGTTCCCGATGGAAGGGGACGAGCCGGTGAAAATACCCGGCGCGCCGGTGGTGAAACCGGCCAAAGCAATTCCCGCGCGGCCCCAAAAATCCGCACCGGAATCCGCCCTTCCCGCGGGGGAATGGTGGAAGGCTTTCATCGAATCATATGGAACGGAGCAGGCAAAGCAGCTCATCAATAAAGTTTCGTTAACCTATATCGCAAAACCGAAATACGCGAAGCATGAATTCGGCCATATCGCCTCCCACTTCTTCTGGCCGGAAAACCCGGTTGATTTTCTCCGGCGTTTTGAAGAGAACCTTCACCGGATAATAAAAAAGGTTTTGTGGCGCGATGAAGGCATTACGCGCCGGGATGACGGGTTGCGGCGGTTTCTCGAATCGCCCGAAGCCGCGGCCGCCGCCACGGCATGGGATCTCCGCGTCATGGAGCGGACGCTGTCGCAATGGGTGAGGGAAACGCCGCGAAGCAGCGCCGCCGATTTCAAGGCCCGGGTTGTATGGCTCCCCGCCAACGCGCCCGATCATGACGGCCTCGAAGTGCTGAACTACCGCCTCTATTTCGGCTGGACGGCGGACGACCTCCGCCCCCGCGCGCTCAGCGGCATTCAGCGTTTGAGCGGCGAACTGGAGATGAAGGGGCGCGACAAGTTCACCGCCGACAGCCAGTTGGTGCATTGGATCGCGGGCCAGCCGGAAGTCAAAAACAACTACGGCACGCACGGCGGGGATAATACGCTTCTCCCCCTCTCCAACGCCGTTACATGGCTCAATACATGGGGCGGCGGCGGAAAACTGTTCTGGGAAGACGGCGCTCCGATCCTGTTCGAGCCGCTATCGGCGAAGCTCTCCCTTGTCGAGGCGGGAGAGGGGAAATGCCAGTGGGCGGTCTCCCATCCCGCGCTGGGGGAAAATGTCCCCCTTTCCACCGTCCGCTTGATCGCCGATCACCAATCGTTCTATTCATCCCGCCTGTTTGGGCACCTCTTTGTCCGGCACAACGCAACGCTTTTCCACCTTGACTCAATCGGCATGCAGGCGCCGATGGTCGTCAAGCTGGCGCGGACGGGGGCATTTCCCATAAGCGTCATAAAGACTTCGCCCATAGCCCCGGCCCTTATCCGACGCATGCTGCAACACGGCGCAAAGGTGCTCATCGGCGGCGCCGTTTCGGAAGTCCGCGTGAAGCCGGTGATCGAGCTGCACCTCGACGAAGATAATATGCTTGCCGTCGTGGCGCGCGCCGTCTCTGAAAAAACGGCGTTTTGCCTGAACGCCGCCGGCGAATGGGAGCAGTCGGGAAGCCATGCCTTGCGGGGCGACGCCGGCCCGCTCCTGGAAAACATGGCGGACGCCGCCGCCTTATCCGGCGCCCTTCCCGATAATCATGCGGGGAATAAACCCGGCCCCAGCGCCAACAATGCCATCTGCCTTTTCCCCGTGAAGGCCGATCTGGAGGAGGTGGAGAAGTGGCTTGGCGCATTCATCCCCAACAACGCGAAAGAGGCCTTCATTGCCGGCCAGCCGGGCCGGACATGGAAAGTAAAAACGGCGAACCTTATGGAACTCATACGGCAGTGGGAGGCCCGGCCCCGCAACGCGTCCTACCTCGGCACAAAAGCGTTCAGGGAACTGGTAACCGTCCGTCCCGCCCCCCACATCTCCGTACAGGCGGAACCGAGCGGCATGAACTGGCTGGCCCTTTCGGTGGAATTGGAAGAAGAGTTGAAAAAACTGACACCAGCCGATCTTCTCGCGCGGTTGACGGAGGGGGACGAAGAGCTTGTTTCGCTGCCATCCGGCGTGTACCGGCGCGGCGATTTGGCGGACTACTATAGAAAGCTGGATGCCTTCGCCAGCGCCGGGATCGCCCTCGACGGCAAGCCGCAAAAGATTCACGCCCTGCAGTTTGCCGGGGACAAGGGGCGCGGCTTGCTGGAGATGGCCGGCCACGGGGCGGAGATGGGGGACTTTCCCGAAAAACTCAACGGGCTGATCAAGAGCTTCAAAAAAATTCCCTCCGCCCGTATCGGGGCGGATGCCGCGCGGATTCTGCGCGATTACCAAAAAGAGGGGGTCGACTTCCTCGCGTGGGCGGCGGATACGTTCGGCGGCGCGCTGCTGGCCGATGAAATGGGGCTGGGCAAAACCCTGCAAATGCTCCTCGCCATCACCGCGCTCAAAGCCGGGAAAGAAAACGCCGCGCTTCCGTCGCTCATCATCTGCCCCGCAAGCGTTCAGCACAACTGGCGGCGCGAGGCGGAGCATTTCGTCCCGCATCTCAAGGTGGGTGTGCTGGAATCCGGGAAAGAACGGTATGACATCCTGAAAAAAATGCACGAGTACGACGTGCTGGTGAAAAACTACTCGCTCACGCGGCGCGATCAGGAGATTCTGCGCGGCCAGAAATGGCTCGCCATCTGCGTGGACGAGGCGCAGGCGATAAAGAATCCCGCGGCCGACATCTCGAAGGTGGTGAAAACGCTCGACGCCAAATACCGCTTCGCCCTGACCGGCACGCCGATCGAGAACCGGGTTTCCGACATCTGTTCCATCGTCGATTTCGCCGTGCCGGGCTATCTGCCCGCCTCGATGAACAGCGGCAGGATGTCCGGAGAGGGCGGCGCGCGGGATGCCGCGTTCTTGCGGGCGCGGCTGCGTCCCATCCTTCTCAGGCGGTTGAAATCCGAGGTGGCGGCGGAGCTGCCCCCCCGCATCGAAGAGCGGCTCGACTGCGCCATGACCCCCGCCCAGAAGAAGGTCTACCTCGCGGAAGCGGCCAAGGCGCGCCATCTTTTGGGTACGCTCAAAGGGGGCAAAACGGCCGGGCAGGAAAAGATCATCATGCTGGCCGCCCTCACCCGGCTGCGCCAGATATGCTGCGACCCGGGGCTGATTCAGGCGGAGGAAACCGGCTCCGGCAAGGTGGAGGAATTCATGGGGATCGTCGCGCCGCTGGTGGAATCCGGCAAAAAGGTCTTGGTTTTCTCACAGTTCGTCCGGATGCTCAACAGGCTTGAAGACCGCCTGATGCTGTCGGACATACCGTGCCGGATGCTCACCGGCCAGACCAAGCGCCGCTCCGAGCTGGTGGAGGATTTTGAGAAAGACGCCGAGCCTTCCGTGTTCCTCATCTCGCTCAAGGCGGGCGGCACCGGACTGAACCTTGTCTCCGCGTCGCATGTGGTGCTTTTCGATCCGTGGTGGAATCCCGCCGTCGAGGCGCAGGCAATCGACCGCACCCACCGCATAGGGCAGACTAAAACGGTGCTCGCCTTCCGGCTGGTGACCTTGGGCACCATCGAAGAAAAGATCCTTGAGCTTCAGGAAAAAAAGCGCCGCCTGGTGAAAAACGTCCTTGAAGAGGAATCGTTCAACCGCGGCCTCACGAAAGAAGACTTCGCCTTCCTGCTGGAGGAATAA
- a CDS encoding VOC family protein — protein MKPIYFDFTVNSLKEARRFFERVLGWRFEKFPMPYEYYRITAGNSDEPGIDGGSVVEQKMVIPGIGWYATCAEPGGLKFGLLQVDQNAK, from the coding sequence ATGAAACCCATCTATTTCGATTTCACGGTAAATAGCTTGAAAGAAGCCCGACGGTTTTTTGAGCGCGTGTTGGGTTGGCGTTTTGAGAAATTCCCCATGCCCTATGAATACTATCGCATTACTGCCGGAAATTCGGACGAGCCGGGCATTGATGGCGGAAGCGTTGTAGAGCAAAAGATGGTCATTCCCGGTATTGGCTGGTATGCCACTTGTGCCGAGCCTGGCGGATTAAAGTTTGGGCTGTTGCAAGTTGACCAAAACGCAAAGTAA
- a CDS encoding VOC family protein has translation MNEHGTFMWNYLVTEDQKSSGDFYCKLFGWEKIEVNAGPFGTYTIFKRDGKDTAGMMNPTIDYTRKLGARWYAFIAVDDIDVSMARAKELGATVITGPDDVPGIGRTCLLADPAGALIPLMQQTNINENDTR, from the coding sequence ATGAACGAGCACGGAACATTCATGTGGAATTACCTCGTAACAGAGGACCAGAAATCAAGCGGAGATTTCTATTGCAAGTTATTCGGTTGGGAGAAAATAGAAGTAAATGCGGGGCCGTTCGGCACATATACCATTTTTAAACGTGATGGAAAAGATACTGCTGGCATGATGAATCCAACCATTGATTACACGCGGAAGCTTGGCGCTCGTTGGTACGCTTTCATCGCCGTTGATGATATTGACGTCAGCATGGCCCGTGCAAAAGAACTTGGAGCTACCGTTATTACGGGGCCGGATGACGTTCCCGGAATTGGGCGCACATGTCTTTTGGCAGACCCCGCCGGTGCGCTTATTCCCTTAATGCAGCAAACTAATATTAATGAAAACGATACACGCTAA
- a CDS encoding YdeI/OmpD-associated family protein — MKTIHAKNRNQWRLWLQKNHTSKEGVWLIYYKKHTRKPSIPYGDAVEEAICFGWIDGQIKKIDDDKYMQRYSPRTSKSIWSVVNVERAKEMIEQGKMTECGLKIYKEGVKSKKRVPSSKRFSVPSYLKRALFENKKAWDNFQRFAPSAKLAYVYWVTTAKKAETRQKRIEETIRLLAQNKKFGEK; from the coding sequence ATGAAAACGATACACGCTAAAAACCGTAACCAGTGGCGGTTATGGCTCCAAAAAAACCATACATCCAAAGAAGGGGTCTGGCTGATTTATTATAAGAAACATACACGGAAACCCTCCATCCCTTACGGCGACGCCGTGGAAGAAGCGATTTGCTTTGGCTGGATTGATGGGCAGATAAAAAAAATCGACGATGATAAGTACATGCAACGTTATTCTCCCCGTACCTCTAAAAGCATTTGGTCGGTAGTTAATGTTGAAAGAGCGAAGGAAATGATTGAGCAAGGCAAGATGACGGAATGTGGTCTCAAAATATATAAAGAAGGCGTAAAAAGCAAAAAAAGAGTCCCTTCCAGCAAGAGATTTTCCGTTCCGTCCTATCTCAAAAGGGCTTTATTTGAAAATAAAAAGGCATGGGATAATTTCCAACGTTTCGCTCCTTCAGCAAAGCTGGCATATGTCTATTGGGTGACGACCGCGAAAAAAGCGGAAACCCGGCAAAAGAGAATTGAGGAAACTATAAGGTTGTTAGCGCAAAACAAGAAATTCGGCGAGAAGTAG
- the queD gene encoding 6-carboxytetrahydropterin synthase QueD — protein sequence MYEVAVTAQFSAAHQLRGHWGPCKDLHGHNWTVEAAFAAKKLDKHGMVVDFHHVKEQLNRLMNMLDHKIINEIPPFTEWDPTAERIAEWFFKELKKSLKVSPSYVTIYETDHAWATYRAK from the coding sequence ATGTACGAAGTAGCGGTCACGGCGCAGTTCTCGGCCGCGCACCAACTGCGCGGCCACTGGGGGCCGTGCAAAGACCTTCACGGCCACAACTGGACGGTGGAAGCCGCCTTCGCCGCGAAGAAGCTGGACAAACACGGCATGGTGGTCGATTTCCACCATGTGAAAGAGCAGCTTAACCGCCTGATGAACATGCTGGATCACAAGATCATCAACGAAATCCCGCCGTTCACCGAATGGGATCCCACCGCCGAGCGGATAGCCGAATGGTTCTTTAAGGAGTTGAAGAAGAGCCTGAAGGTGTCCCCGTCATACGTCACCATCTACGAAACCGATCACGCCTGGGCCACCTACCGCGCCAAGTAG